ATCACAAAGATGGGAAACAGGGCGGTGGTGGTTGCCACGCACAATCCCGATCTGGCCGGCCGGGCCGATGCGGTACTCACAATGCGGGACGGGCGGCTGCAGGCCGAAGACAGCCGATCGCCGAACTGAAGGGGCGGGCGTACAGAGGGTGATTTGCCTTGATCACCGGGGCAGGCCGGTCTTAATTGGCGCGGCTTGAACGTGATGGCACGGGAGTGGTACACACGCAGTATCGAATGGGGACCAGGCCGTGAAATGTGAGAACTGCGGCGAGCGGGAAGCGAGTGTGCACTTCACGCAGATTCGCGACAACCGCAAGACCGAGATGCACCTCTGCAAGGAATGCGCCAAGAGCAAGGGGTTCCACAACCCGCTCGACGACGTCCCGTTCCCTCTGGCCGAGTTCCTGACCTCCATGGTGCAACGGGGGTCGACCCCATCGGATCCGATCGCCCGGCTGGTCTGCCCCGAATGCGGCATGCGGTTTCTCGACTTCTCCCGGATCGGCCGCTTCGGATGCGGCCATTGCTATACGGCGTTCCGCGCCCCATTGGAGGACCTGTTCCGCAAAGTCCACGGCGCCACGCGTCACCGCGGCCGCAACCCCGACACGCGTGAGACGACGCGGCAGAGCCCGGTGGAGGAGGAGGTCCGGGTCAAGGAGGACCTGAAGCGGGCGATCGAACGCGAGGACTTCGAGCTGGCGGCCGAGTTGCGGGATCGACTCAAAGCCCTGACGGCTGAGTCCCCCCAGCCACACGAGCAGCCCGGAGAGTGACCGGGTGGCACGCGGAGATCGGACAATGCTATCGTCATTTGATGATCTGACGCGCCAACCGGTGAGTTGGCTGGCCGGGAGCGGTGATCACGCCGACGTCGTGTTGTCGAGCCGTGTGCGTCTGGCCCGGAACTTGGCCAAGCACCGCTACCCGGTCCGCGCGGAGCCCGAGGAGGCCGCGGAAGTCGTGTCGTTGGCGCGCACAGCGGTTGAAAAGACCCATCTGCTTCGCAACGGTGTCTTCTTTGGATCGTCGGAGCTGAATCGGGCGGACCGTGATTTCCTGATCGAGCGGCATCTGATCTCCCCGGAGTTCATGCGCGACGACGCGCCGCGGGGGCTGTATGTCGACGCCGACCAGTCGCTGAGTCTGATGGTCAACGAAGAGGACCATTTGCGCATCCAGGCGGTGCGATCGGGTTTGGACCTGCGCCAATCGATGGAGCGGGCCCGGGCCGTGGAAATGGAACTGGCGAGCGTCCTGCATTTTGATTTTGACCAGCGACTGGGTTATCTGACGGCCTGCCCGACCAACGTGGGAACCGGGCTGCGGGTATCTGTGTTGATCCATCTGCCGGGGTTGGTGCTGACCAAGGAAATGGACACGGTGCTGGCGCAGATCAACAAGGTCGGATTGGCTGTGCGCGGGTTCTACGGCGAGGGGTCCGATGTGTTGGGGAACCTCTTCCAAGTATCGAACCAGACGACGCTGGGACGAACCGAGGAAGATCTGGTCGACTCGCTGGAGAAGGTGACGTTGCAGCTTCTATCCCACGAGATGAACTCACGACGCATGCTGTTCACCGATGCCGGTGATCAGATCAAAGACAAGATCTGGCGTGCGTACGGGATTCTGGGCAACGCCCGCGTCCTGACCTCCCAGGAAGTGATGAACCTGCTGTCTGCGGTCCGGCTGGGACTGGCCATGGGCGAACCGGTCGGATTGGACATGGGTCAGATCAATGACCTGATGCTGACCACTCAGCCCGCGCACTTGCAGCGCCTGTTCGACCGGGAACTGTCGCCCGAGGAGCGGGATGTGGCCCGCGCGGACGTCGTGCGGAGCCGGTTGACCAAGAAACGGTCCCGGCGGCGGTCATCCGGCGGTGCCGCCCAGGGCCCGGCTTCGAACGGTTGATGAGGGCAAACGAAACCTCACCGGCAACCGATATACGAGTAGAGAGCGGTGCAAACGGCAATCCATGGGGGAGGCCGTCCGACCACCGCCTGAAGGAAACTCCATGAACGAGATGTTCTCCGAGTCGGCACGCAAGGCGATCGAGTTCGCGCGGGACGAGGCGGCGCGCTTGCGGCACGACTACATCGGCACCGAGCATTTGCTTCTGGGTCTGATCCGGCTCGGCGAAGGCATGGCGATCGACATGATCACGAACATCGGCATCGACCTCGGCGAATTGAAGACCTCGGTGGAAGAGGTCGTGCAGCCGTCGGGCGGCACGATGACGATGGGTCAGTTGCCGCTCACTGCCCGTGCCAAGAAGACGCTCGAAGTTGCCGGCCAGGAGGCGCGCGCGCTCAAGTCGAAGGAAATCGACACTGAGCATATTCTGCTGGCACTGCTCAAGGATGAAGAGGGTGTCGCGGCGCAGGTTTTGTCGATGTACGATGTCGACTACAAGGACGCCTACGAGGAACTTAAGAACATCCGCGGCGGCAAACCGTCGGCGTTTGGCAAGAAGCGCAAGAAATCCAAGACGCCGGCGCTCGATCATTTCGGCCGCGACCTGACCGAGCTGGCCCGCAAAGGGAAGCTCGATCCGATCATCGGGCGCGACAGTGAAATCGAGCGCGTCTCCGAGATTCTCTCACGCCGCAAGAAGAACAATCCGGTCCTGATCGGCGAGCCGGGGGTCGGCAAGACCGCGATCGCCGAGGGGCTGGCGCAACGGATCGTCGAGGGGCAGGTCCCCGAGGTGCTGGAGAACAAGCGGCTGGTGACACTCGACATGACCTCGCTGGTGGCGGGCACGAAGTACCGCGGCCAGTTTGAGGAACGCCTCAAGGCGGTCATGAATGAGATCATCAACTCCAACGATGTGATCATCTTCATCGACGAGCTGCACACGATTGTCGGCGCCGGCGGCGCCGAAGGGTCGCTCGATGCCTCCAATATCTTCAAGCCGTCGCTGTCGCGCGGCGAACTGCAGTGCATCGGCGCCACCACGCTGAATGAATACCGCAAGTACATCGAGAAGGACGGCGCCCTCGACCGGCGTTTCCAGACGGTAATGATCGATGCCCCGTCGTATGCCGACACGCTGGCGATCCTGCGCGGCTTGAAGCCCAAGTACGAAGAACACCACAAGATCAAGATCTCCGACGAAGCTCTGATCGCCGCGGTCAAATTGTCCGACCGCTACATCTCCGGCCGCTACCAGCCCGACAAGGCGATCGACGTAATCGACGAGGCCGGGTCGCGGGCGCACCTGCGTAGCTGCACGAAGCCCACGGAGTTCTCGACGCTGGAAGGACGCATCCTCGAAATCCAGACGGCCAAGGAAAATGCGGTCAAGAACCAGGAGTTCGAGACGGCGGCGCGTCTGCGCGACGAGTTGAAGCTCGCCCGCGAAGAACTGGAAGCGCGCAAGAAGAGTTGGCAGGAAGATCGCGAAAAATCGTTGTACACCCTGACGTCGGAAGACGTCGCCATGGTGGTCTCGAAGATGACCGGCATCCCGGTCTTCCGTCTCGAGGAGAAGGAATCGAAGAAGCTCTTGCGCATGGAGGAAGAGCTCAACGGCCGTGTCATCGGCCAGACCGAGGCGATTGCGGTCCTGACGCGTTCCATCCGACGGGCGCGCGCGGGCCTGGGCGACCCTCGTCGGCCCATCGGGTCATTCATCTTCCTGGGCCCGACCGGCGTCGGCAAGACCGAGTTGGCCCGGGTACTCGCGCAGTTCCTGTTTGAGGACGCCGACGCGCTGATCCGCATCGACATGTCGGAGTACATGGAGAAATTCTCAGTGTCGCGTCTGATCGGCGCGCCGCCAGGGTATGTCGGTTATGAAGAAGGCGGACAACTGACCGAGAAGGTGCGTCGCAAGCCGTACTCGGTCGTGCTGTTGGACGAAATCGAGAAGGCGCACCCCGAGGTGTTCAACATTCTCCTGCAACTCCTCGATGACGGGCAGTTGACCGACTCCTTCGGACGCAAAGTCGACTTCCGCAACACCGTCGTGATCATGACCTCGAACATCGGCACGCGCCAGCTCCAGGACGACAAGACGATGGGATTCCAAAAGGATCAGGTCGTCTCGTCGTACGAGCACATGAAGACCAAGGTCGTCACCGAACTGAAGAAGATCTTCAATCCCGAGTTGCTCAATCGCATCGACGAGACGATCATCTTCCATCCGCTGGGGACCGGCGAGATCGGCCGGATTGTCGACTTGATCCTGCAGGATGTGGCCAAGCGGCTGGCGGAGCGCGGCATCTCGTTCCATCTGACTGCCGCGGCGCACGAGTTCCTGGCCACCAAGGGGTACGATCCCAATTTGGGCGCGCGTCCGTTACGCCGGGCTATCCAAAAATACCTGGAAGACCCGTTGGCGGAGGAGATCCTGCGCGGCCAGTTCGCCGGGGACTGCAATGTGGCGGTCGACGTCGATCCCGGCGGGGAGCAGTTGCGCTTCTCTCTGCAAACCGTGTCGACCGTATCCGAGACGGAGCCGGCGCATACCTGAACCGGGTACAAAAATCGATGCTGGGGTCTTGCGCAGACGGGACGCAGGGGTTATACTTTAAGTTTGCGGCCATGGAGTCCGCGACTGTTCAGTGAGGGTTTGAGAGATGGCGCACAAGAAGGGTGTCGGTTCGTCGCGCAATGGGCGCGATTCGCACGGGCAACGGTTGGGCGTGAAGGCCTATGGCGGGCAGTTGGTGAGCGCCGGGTCGATCATCATCCGTCAAAAGGGCACACGGATCCACCCCGGACGCAATGTCGGGGTCGGCAAGGACTGGACTCTGTACGCCACGGTGGACGGGATTCTCTCCTTTGTCCGCAGCGGCCGCGACCGCACTTACGCGCACGTCGACCACTGAACCCAGACATTCCATGATCGGATTTCCAGGGCCGCTTCCAGCGGCCCTTTTTCGTTGCTGTCACTCATGCATGCCGGCTCACATTCCGGATTGACCCCGGCCGCAGGTGACGTGTATCCTGAGTTCGAGGTCAGAAACCGGGAGGGACTATGCAGATGCGGGTGGAATCCGATACGATGGGGCAGATCGAAGTACCGGCGGACCGCTATTGGGGCGCCCAGACCGAACGTTCACGACAGAACTTCAAGATCGGCGGTGAGCGCTTCCCGCGTGAACTGATTCGCGCCCTCGGCATCCTGAAGAAGGCGGCGGCGCTGGTCAATCAGGACTTGGGAACGCTGCCCAAAGAGAAAGCCGATCTGATCGTGCGCGCCGCCGACGAAGTGATCGACGGACGTCTGGATGCGCACTTTCCCCTCGTGGTCTGGCAGACCGGATCGGGGACCCAGACCAACATGAACACCAACGAGGTGATTTCGAACCGGGCGATCGAATTGGCCGGCGGGACGATGGGATCGAAGAAACCGATTCATCCCAACGACGACGTCAACAAGGCGCAATCGACCAATGACGCCTTCCCCACGGCGATGCACATCGCCGCCGCCGAGCAAATCAGGCATCACCTGATACCGGCAGTGCAACGGCTCCGCGACACATTGCAGAAGAAGTCGGTCGAGTTTGCAGACATCATCAAGATCGGCCGCACCCACCTGATGGACGCGGTCCCGTTGACGCTGGGTCAGGAATTCTCAGGGTATGCGCAGCAGTTGACCAATGGCATGGCGCGTCTGGAAGGGTGTCTCCCCCACCTGTATGAACTGGCGCTCGGCGGCACGGCGGTCGGCACCGGCTTGAACACCCACCCGCAGTTTGCGGTCAGATCGGCGGCCAAGATCGCCGAGCTCACCGGACTCCCGTTTGTCAGCGCGCCGAACAAGTTCGAGGCGCTGGCGGCGCGTGATGCGATGGTCGAGGCCTCCGGCGTTCTCAAGACGCTCGCCTGTTCACTCATGAAGATCGCCAATGACGTGCGCTGGCTCGCCTCCGGGCCGCGTTGCGGTTTCGGCGAGATCAACATCCCCGAAAACGAGCCGGGGAGCTCGATCATGCCGGGGAAGGTCAATCCGACTCAGTCAGAGGCCATGACCATGGTCTGCGCGCAGGTCCTCGGCAATGACGTCGCCACCAACCTCGGCGGCGCCATGGGGAATTTCGAGTTGAATGTCTTCAAACCGCTCATCGCGCACAACGTACTGCGTTCGATCCGCCTTCTGGCCGACGCCTGCGAGTCGTTCGATGAGCACTGCGCCTCCGGGATCACCGCCAACCGCGAGAAGATCGATTACTATCTGCGCAACTCGCTCATGTTAGTGACGGCGCTCAATCCGCATGTCGGATACGACAACGCCGCCAAGATCGCCAAGAAGGCCCACGCCGAGAACAAGACCCTGCGCGAGGTGGCCGTCGGACTCGGCCTTCTGACCGGCGAGGAATTCGACGCAAAGGTCCGCCCGGAGAAGATGATCGGCCCGACGTAGAGATGCGTTGATGGCCGTGACCTTGGTCACGGAGCCGTGGGTTGACAACGATCCGGACCTACCCGGACCAAGGTCCGGGCCACACAGCCCCTTAGTGCCCAACCCGCAGGGTGGGTTTCGATTCCGACCATAGGATCCCACCCTTCGGGTGGGGTACTATTTCGCAACCGCAAGAGCCCCTCACCCCTTCGACTTCTCTCAGGGCAAGCCGATCCGACCTCCGGCCGGATCGACCTCTCCCCCTCGGCTCTGCTCGGGGCAAGCCGGAGGGAGAGATTGCTGTACCCGATTCGGCCGCCGGCGGATTCTTCGAAGTGCCACGCACAAACTCGTTTGTGCGTGCCGTGGTCGCTTGGATGGACGGGATCATGCACAAGCGTCCCGCCGCCGTTGCGTGGGGATGCTTGTGCATGGCACCCAGACAACTCACCTGCAAGGTAGGGTGGGTGCTTTGCACCCACCGTTCACACCCAAGACCGCCGCGTAGGGCGGGCTCCGCCCGCCGCAGGGGGCTGACAGCCCCCTGTCCGACAGTCGCGGTCGATTGAGGACAGCGGGTTTTCAACCCGCTGACGGTGGGTGCGGAGCACCCACCCTACATCACGGTTTCGTAGGCGGGACGATTCGCGCCGCGAGTTGTTCTTCCAGCGCCGCGAGGCGTTTCTCGAGGGCGTGGATGGTCTTCACGTGGTCGGGCAGGGAACTGATGGTGGCATAGATGCGGCGCTGCAGGCCGATCTCGTGGGCGGGGGTGCCGAGCCAGACAGTGCCCGGCGGGATCGACTTGCCGACCCCGGATTGCGCCGCCACCACCGCGTTGTCGCCGATCTCGAGGTGTCCCACGATGCCGGCCTGGCCTGCAATCGTGACGTGGTCGCCGATTTTGGTGGAACCCGAGATGCCGACCTGGGCGATGATGATGCAGTCTTCGCCGATCTGCACGTTGTGAGCGATCTGCACGAGGTTGTCGATTTTGGTGCCGCGGCCGATGGTGGTCTGACCCATCGTCGCGCGGTCGACGGTGCAGCCGGCGCCGATTTCGACGTCGTCGCCGATCGTCACGCCGCCGACCTGCGGGATTTTCTCGTGCTTGCCGCCAATCGGGGCGTATCCGAATCCATCGGAGCCGATGACCGTTCCCGGATGGATGCGCACGCGCGATCCCAATGTGCACTCGCGCAGGATCGTGGCATTGGGGCCGATCATGCATTCCGACCCCAAGACGGTCTTGGCACCGGCATACGACCCGGCCATGATGACCGAACCGTCGCCCACGGTGGCGTCATCGGCAATGACGCAGTGCGGCCCGACATGGACACGCTCGCCGATGTGCACGCGTTGGCCAACCACCGCCGTGGCGTCGATCCCGGGGGGCGGTGACGCCGGCGGCGGGTTAAACAGGACCAGAATACGGAGGAAGGCGTAGTAGGGATCGTCATGAACGATGAGCGTACCGCGTGGCAGGAGCCGGCGTTCGCGGAGCGAATCGACAACGGCCGTCGCCACAATCACGGCGGAGGCGTGCGTGTCTTTGAGTCGATCGGTATACTTGGGGTTGGCCAGAAAGGTCAAATGGCCGGCCGTCGCCGTGTCGATCGGCGCAACACCGCAAATCGGCGTCGTGCCGTCGCCTTCGACCCGCGCCCCCAGAAGCGCCGCCAGCTCGGCCACCGTGCGCGTCATTTCAACTTGGCCAATTCCTCGAAAACGCGGTCCGTGAGGTCGAGCTTCTTCTTGGCGTACATGATCGGGGCGAACTGGATTCCCGCCGGCGTCATGTAGATCTGCGACGCGTTGAAGACGAAATCGTAGTCCTCGCTGGTCGCCACGGTCTTGACGACGTCCTGAATCTTCTGCAGGATGGGGTTGGTCAACTCCCCCCGACGCTTCTCCGCTTCGCCTTCGAGCCGCGTCTTGGTATCCATCAGGGATCTTTCCATCGCGGCCAGTTCATCCTCACGCTGCTTGCGGGTCTGCTCGGAGAGAAGAAGCTGCTGCTTCTTGTAGTCCTCCACCTTGCCGAAGTAGACCTCCTGCATGCTGTCGAAGTCGGCCTCCCAGGTGGCGGCATCCTTCCGGAACAGCTCCTCGGCATCTTTGAATTCCTGGTACTCGCTCAAGATCCGATCCAGGTCGACCCAGCCGACCTTTCCCTGGGCCCGCCCTTCGCGGGCCATCCCGAAGAGCATCAAGAGCAGAAGACCGGCCAGCATTGCGGCCGTACGGTTCAGGCGCGTCCACTTCGTCATTGTGTTCTCCCCGATATGGCGTCCTCCTGTTCGTTAGAAGGAACCGCCGAATTGGAAATGCGGTTTGAGTTTTCCCTTTTCGTCCCCACGCAGGGGAATGCCAAAATCGAATCCGAGCATCCCGACGCCCGGCACCGTAATGCGGAACCCGAAGCCGTACGACGTGAACAGGTCGGCCGGATCGATCCGGGCGGCGCTGTACCAGACGTTGCCCGCATCGAAGAACAACAAACCATGGATCTGCTTCGGCACAATGGGAAATGTGATCTGCGCATTCATCACCAGGAAGGCCCGGCCGCGCACCGTGTCCATCACGCCGTAGCGGGGATTGCGCCCGGTGATCAGGTCGGCGACAAAATCGCCCGGGACAGTCTCCAGACGATCGGCGCCGCGTGACGTGTCGGTGACCGCGAGAATCGACCGGTCATCATATCCCCGGATCATGGCATCGGAGCGGATACCGCCGGCATAGAACTGCTCCGAGTAGGGAACGGCCGACCCCGTGGTGCCGCCCTGGATCACGCCCAGGTTCCATGTCGGCGCCAGCGTGAGTCCCTTCCAGAGCTTGCGATAGCGCGAATAGGTCAGGTTGTGCTTCGTGTACGACCAGTCGCCGCCGAGCGCCCCACCGCCAAACTCCAAGCGGTAGGAGGCGCGGCTCCCCTTGGTGGCGAATTCCGGCAGGTCGCGCGCATCGCGCACGACGCTGAACGAGGTCGCGGAGATGACGCCGTTGGCGGCGGCGGTCAGCGCCGCCTGATCCGCGGCGCTCCAGGCCGCGGAGAAGTCGGTGTATTTCTGGTCCTCCCAGCGATAACTCCAGTAGACGCTGAAATAGTCATCGGGCCAGCGTAAACGCCGCCCCAGGCGCGTGGAGATCCCGGTCGACTTCTGGGTGAAATCATCGGTCCCCTCGACATAGGCCTCGTCCCAGATACGATCCAGTTTCTGAATATCGAATCCGACCGACGTCGGCGTGTCCATGAACCATGGCTCGGTGAAGCCGACGCTGTACGATTGACGCCGGTTGCCGAATTCGAGCATCAGATTCGCGCTCTGGCCGCCGCCGAAGAGGTTTGGGATGCCGAGATTCACCGTTCCGACCAAATGGTCCTGCTCGGAATACCCGCCCCCGACCTGGATCTGCCCCGTCGGCTTCTCCTCGACGTTCAAGGTCAAGTCCACGCGCCCATCGGGAAGCTGGCTGAAATCCGGCGTGACGTTGCTGAAGTAGTTCAGGAGCATGACATTCCGTAGCGATCGCTGCAGCGCCGAGCGCCGGAAGACCTGCCCCGGGTAGATGGCCAGCTCCCGCCGGATGACCTTGTCCTTGGTGCGCACGTTGCCGGTGATGTTGATCAGGTTGACGTGCGCCGGCACGCCCTCGGAGATCTCGTAGGCGACATTGACCATCGTGTCCTGCGTCCGAGTCTCATTGATCACCCGCGCGTAGAGATACCCC
The nucleotide sequence above comes from Candidatus Zixiibacteriota bacterium. Encoded proteins:
- a CDS encoding UvrB/UvrC motif-containing protein, whose amino-acid sequence is MKCENCGEREASVHFTQIRDNRKTEMHLCKECAKSKGFHNPLDDVPFPLAEFLTSMVQRGSTPSDPIARLVCPECGMRFLDFSRIGRFGCGHCYTAFRAPLEDLFRKVHGATRHRGRNPDTRETTRQSPVEEEVRVKEDLKRAIEREDFELAAELRDRLKALTAESPQPHEQPGE
- a CDS encoding protein arginine kinase — encoded protein: MLSSFDDLTRQPVSWLAGSGDHADVVLSSRVRLARNLAKHRYPVRAEPEEAAEVVSLARTAVEKTHLLRNGVFFGSSELNRADRDFLIERHLISPEFMRDDAPRGLYVDADQSLSLMVNEEDHLRIQAVRSGLDLRQSMERARAVEMELASVLHFDFDQRLGYLTACPTNVGTGLRVSVLIHLPGLVLTKEMDTVLAQINKVGLAVRGFYGEGSDVLGNLFQVSNQTTLGRTEEDLVDSLEKVTLQLLSHEMNSRRMLFTDAGDQIKDKIWRAYGILGNARVLTSQEVMNLLSAVRLGLAMGEPVGLDMGQINDLMLTTQPAHLQRLFDRELSPEERDVARADVVRSRLTKKRSRRRSSGGAAQGPASNG
- a CDS encoding ATP-dependent Clp protease ATP-binding subunit, producing the protein MNEMFSESARKAIEFARDEAARLRHDYIGTEHLLLGLIRLGEGMAIDMITNIGIDLGELKTSVEEVVQPSGGTMTMGQLPLTARAKKTLEVAGQEARALKSKEIDTEHILLALLKDEEGVAAQVLSMYDVDYKDAYEELKNIRGGKPSAFGKKRKKSKTPALDHFGRDLTELARKGKLDPIIGRDSEIERVSEILSRRKKNNPVLIGEPGVGKTAIAEGLAQRIVEGQVPEVLENKRLVTLDMTSLVAGTKYRGQFEERLKAVMNEIINSNDVIIFIDELHTIVGAGGAEGSLDASNIFKPSLSRGELQCIGATTLNEYRKYIEKDGALDRRFQTVMIDAPSYADTLAILRGLKPKYEEHHKIKISDEALIAAVKLSDRYISGRYQPDKAIDVIDEAGSRAHLRSCTKPTEFSTLEGRILEIQTAKENAVKNQEFETAARLRDELKLAREELEARKKSWQEDREKSLYTLTSEDVAMVVSKMTGIPVFRLEEKESKKLLRMEEELNGRVIGQTEAIAVLTRSIRRARAGLGDPRRPIGSFIFLGPTGVGKTELARVLAQFLFEDADALIRIDMSEYMEKFSVSRLIGAPPGYVGYEEGGQLTEKVRRKPYSVVLLDEIEKAHPEVFNILLQLLDDGQLTDSFGRKVDFRNTVVIMTSNIGTRQLQDDKTMGFQKDQVVSSYEHMKTKVVTELKKIFNPELLNRIDETIIFHPLGTGEIGRIVDLILQDVAKRLAERGISFHLTAAAHEFLATKGYDPNLGARPLRRAIQKYLEDPLAEEILRGQFAGDCNVAVDVDPGGEQLRFSLQTVSTVSETEPAHT
- the rpmA gene encoding 50S ribosomal protein L27, whose translation is MAHKKGVGSSRNGRDSHGQRLGVKAYGGQLVSAGSIIIRQKGTRIHPGRNVGVGKDWTLYATVDGILSFVRSGRDRTYAHVDH
- the fumC gene encoding class II fumarate hydratase, which gives rise to MQMRVESDTMGQIEVPADRYWGAQTERSRQNFKIGGERFPRELIRALGILKKAAALVNQDLGTLPKEKADLIVRAADEVIDGRLDAHFPLVVWQTGSGTQTNMNTNEVISNRAIELAGGTMGSKKPIHPNDDVNKAQSTNDAFPTAMHIAAAEQIRHHLIPAVQRLRDTLQKKSVEFADIIKIGRTHLMDAVPLTLGQEFSGYAQQLTNGMARLEGCLPHLYELALGGTAVGTGLNTHPQFAVRSAAKIAELTGLPFVSAPNKFEALAARDAMVEASGVLKTLACSLMKIANDVRWLASGPRCGFGEINIPENEPGSSIMPGKVNPTQSEAMTMVCAQVLGNDVATNLGGAMGNFELNVFKPLIAHNVLRSIRLLADACESFDEHCASGITANREKIDYYLRNSLMLVTALNPHVGYDNAAKIAKKAHAENKTLREVAVGLGLLTGEEFDAKVRPEKMIGPT
- the lpxD gene encoding UDP-3-O-(3-hydroxymyristoyl)glucosamine N-acyltransferase; its protein translation is MTRTVAELAALLGARVEGDGTTPICGVAPIDTATAGHLTFLANPKYTDRLKDTHASAVIVATAVVDSLRERRLLPRGTLIVHDDPYYAFLRILVLFNPPPASPPPGIDATAVVGQRVHIGERVHVGPHCVIADDATVGDGSVIMAGSYAGAKTVLGSECMIGPNATILRECTLGSRVRIHPGTVIGSDGFGYAPIGGKHEKIPQVGGVTIGDDVEIGAGCTVDRATMGQTTIGRGTKIDNLVQIAHNVQIGEDCIIIAQVGISGSTKIGDHVTIAGQAGIVGHLEIGDNAVVAAQSGVGKSIPPGTVWLGTPAHEIGLQRRIYATISSLPDHVKTIHALEKRLAALEEQLAARIVPPTKP
- a CDS encoding OmpH family outer membrane protein; amino-acid sequence: MTKWTRLNRTAAMLAGLLLLMLFGMAREGRAQGKVGWVDLDRILSEYQEFKDAEELFRKDAATWEADFDSMQEVYFGKVEDYKKQQLLLSEQTRKQREDELAAMERSLMDTKTRLEGEAEKRRGELTNPILQKIQDVVKTVATSEDYDFVFNASQIYMTPAGIQFAPIMYAKKKLDLTDRVFEELAKLK
- the bamA gene encoding outer membrane protein assembly factor BamA; the protein is MPCARIFGLVLAFFTCCLSFCVDDAQAQSTVLSELRVEGQSSTDPQLIKNVSGLVVGRNLTREDIQRAVHQVWGLNLFADVRVEGEQTPTGLSLAIHVRELPRLSSLSFKGNKELKEKDFSLALKRGQTVGPNELKEAERTIRAAYAKKGFFLVDVRSELVSTAVTGEVDAVFQIKENNPVKVARVEFMGNAQVESEVLTKKMSNKPHGFFRSIFGGGHFNREKYADDKRAVIDAYRQRGYLDAVILSDTVVLNDDKTRVTIQMTVSEGPRYYFGTTTFTGMSVLSEAKLRRALQYRSGDVFDQEAFDKSEQEIYNAYMEEGYLYARVINETRTQDTMVNVAYEISEGVPAHVNLINITGNVRTKDKVIRRELAIYPGQVFRRSALQRSLRNVMLLNYFSNVTPDFSQLPDGRVDLTLNVEEKPTGQIQVGGGYSEQDHLVGTVNLGIPNLFGGGQSANLMLEFGNRRQSYSVGFTEPWFMDTPTSVGFDIQKLDRIWDEAYVEGTDDFTQKSTGISTRLGRRLRWPDDYFSVYWSYRWEDQKYTDFSAAWSAADQAALTAAANGVISATSFSVVRDARDLPEFATKGSRASYRLEFGGGALGGDWSYTKHNLTYSRYRKLWKGLTLAPTWNLGVIQGGTTGSAVPYSEQFYAGGIRSDAMIRGYDDRSILAVTDTSRGADRLETVPGDFVADLITGRNPRYGVMDTVRGRAFLVMNAQITFPIVPKQIHGLLFFDAGNVWYSAARIDPADLFTSYGFGFRITVPGVGMLGFDFGIPLRGDEKGKLKPHFQFGGSF